The Lolium perenne isolate Kyuss_39 chromosome 6, Kyuss_2.0, whole genome shotgun sequence genome segment TTTAATACTTCACTTGACCTCCTTTCAGAATTTCTACACATGAAGTATGAGATTTAAGGCATTTATCGACATTATACCATCACAATTATGCTGCTTTATATGGTTTAATTTTAATTTAGCTGTGCTTATTATTATTATGTAAACCATACACAACAATTTATAATATTCATGTGTTTTGAGATTATCTATTTTGCACATGGTTTTTTTATTCCCATTTCCCCCCCCCCCTATTCTTGCATCTCGAATCCTGCAAACCAACAAGACTCTTAAGTTAAGGGTAACCATGACGTCTTGGTGGTTCGTTCATGCCAGATTCCTTCAAAATTTATTGGGACAGTACGACTTTTGTGGATTTAGTCTTTTGTAGTTTCACAGTCTCTAGCATAAAGGAACTTTTTAGGCCGGGGATGAAGCTAAACATGGCAGCTGTAGGAGATACAGGTCGCGTTTTTTTAAACTCCTTTTATGATTGAGCTACATTTAGGGCATGAACAATGATGGCATACACAACTAGCTGCTCCATGTAAAAAAGTTGTCAGAAGCAACATGGTCAATTTTATATCTCCAATGAAAGCTACAACTTTAGTCAGGAAAAAGAGAGAAGGGACCCCACAAATATGATACTatgtatctctttctctctccaaaaagCATGCTTTTAAGGCTTAAGATCCCACTTCCTGAAGAGGAGGATGCCTCCTCACCCGAACCTACTATGGACCACCCGAACCTAATTAAAGGTGTGAGGCAGTAGCTCTAGGgcagtgcattgggcatgcccttaTTTGACCTGATGTCAGGAATCTTGTACTACCTGTGTCTATAAATAGACGTCTGAGATTTGTCTAAATCTGGATGTATTTGGACGCTATTtagtatctagatacatccaaatttaaaaCAAACCTCAGACATCTATTTATAGACGGAGGGAGAGAAATGAATAGTTGTAAGCCGATGTCAAAAACCTTCCGATCGAATCGTTCACATAGGTGCAAACATTTTTGTGGACCCATCCATGTGTCCAAGATTAATAGGCTCTATTTATAAATCTAGTGCGAAATAGTCTTTGTTCAATTTCAATTCACAGAGTTTGATGCAGATCTGGCTAGCACCCATCGTGGTTAGGGCGTGTGGAATATTATTACAACCAGGagggcaaacaaaaaaaaaactactcTCATGAACCGAACTAAAATTGACACCGCATATTATTTTGAAAAGAAAATAACTAAATTTTGTGTTTTCTGGCTTCTCTTGCTCTTTGGGTATTCGCTCTGCCAACAACGAGTCATGGAACAGTTATATGGGTCGCACATCTACGAAAATGCAATTATAACGGCGTGGCCTACCGATCAAGCATCCACCATCGAAACAATGCCGTGATTTTTTTCCAAGCGATCCCGACATCGAATGATTTAGTGAACATATCAAGATGGAAATGGACAAAAAGTGGTCAATTTACTGTTAAAAGTTTGTACAAACATTTGTGCAGGAATAGAACAGATAGACCTTTCAGGCACCTATGAAAGAGTAAAATTCCGCTGAAAATCAAAATTTGGTTGTGGCTAATCTGGCACAATGCTATAGTTACAAAAGACAACTTGCTGAAAAGGAACTGGACTGGAGATTTTCTCTGTCAATTTTGTTCCACCCATGAAACCATTATGCATCTTTTCTTCTCTTGCCCTGCAGCTAAATATGTCTGGAGCATGGTGGGAACTGTTGTTGGTGCACAGACTCGCCCTGGGTCTTTTGCACAATTCTTTTGGTGGATGCCTCAATCCTGTTGAAAACGCGTAACAAAGCTTGTTTCGAGAAAAAATCCTTAAAAATCCTGTTGATCTCATTTGTCAATCTGAGGCTTTTATGAAATACTGGACATGTTTACACTCTGCAGCCGATGATGTGCAACTCCAACAAGGTGCTAATGCGCTTCTCAATCTTGCCCTAGGACCTAACACCAGAAGGAATGATGCAGATACAAGTGGGGTGCGCCGGCTGACGAATCGATCGGAAGGAGATATGGAGATCGACAGTGAGAATGAAGATACAGATGATCTGGGAGCGTGAGACTCTTCACCTAGGTACCTGATGCTTACAAACGTGGAACTCTTCGTTTTGGCGTCGATAGTTCCATGGCTCTTCTTGTTGACCGTTTTGGTTGTTGTAGCTCATCCTGATGCAGCAGGAGGAAAGCTTCCTAGTTCCTTTTTCTCGCCGAACACTAGCTGTAGCTTGCGTGTTCCCGCCACGTGTTTTTCTTTTGTTATCCCGTGCTTCGGATCCTATTTTGATGATGGTTGTAAATATGGCAAAAGTCTCGGACACTTGTTTTTCGTTATCGGTGGGTAATGAAAATCGATCGGTGAGGATCGTTGTGCAACATGAAATTATTATAGACTAAGGAAACTTAACTGTTTGGTCCAAGTATTCAGTAGCACAAATCAAAAGGAAAACAGGCGGTTAAAATTTGATCCGTAGGCGGCGGCGCCGCTAGAAAAATCGCTGTAGCACATCTCCATCGACATAGCTAGGCCGGCAAAGTCGCTTCAGTACACACACGGGGACGGGTGGACCTCCTCCCTGTCAGATCTGCCCTTCCCGCCGGCCGCCTCTCTCCTCGTATATCCCGACACGCGCGAGGCCAGTGTTCTCCCTCGCCTCCACGACTCCACGGCCGCCGCACCAGATCTGAACCAGGGAGGCGGCAGGCCCTCCTGCCTCCATCGCCGCTCGCTGCTCCGCTCCACTCCGCCGCAGCACCTCAACCACCACTTCCCTCCACCACCCCACAAAACCCAAGCCCCAGCGACCTCGCCATGGCCGCCGAGCTCCTACTcctgctcctcctcgtcctcgtcacaCCAATCGGCCTCCTCGCCGCGCTCGCCTTCCTGGCGCGGCCCCGCGCCGCGCGGGTCCCGCTCAGGGGCCGCCACGTCTTCATCACGGGCGGGTCCAGCGGCATCGGGCTGGCCCTCGCCACGGCCGCCGCGCGCGAGGGCGCGCGGGTCTCCATCCTCGCGCGCGACGCCGCGCGGCTCGAGGCCGCGCGCGCCGCCATCCGGGCCGCCACGGGCCAGGACGTCGCGGTCCACGCGGCCGACGTCCGGGACGCCGCCGCCGTGGCGCGCGCGCTCGGGGAGGCCGGCGCCGTCGACGTGCTCGTCTGCAACCACGGCGTGTTCGTCGCCAAGGAGCTCGAGGAGCAGGACATGGAGGAGGTCAGGTGGATGGTCGACATCAACCTCATCGGCACCTTCCACCTCGTCAAGGCCGCGCTCCCCGCCATGAAGGCCCGCACCCGCGAGACGGGCCTCCCGGCGTCCATCGCCATCATGTCGTCCCAGGCTGGACAGGTAGACACTGCTTCTTCCCTACTTTGCGCAGCCCAAGTGTTTGATGTAATGTTAGCATGTGTTGAGACGAATCTCTGTCTGGTGACATCCTTGCTGCAGGTTGGCGTTTATGGGTACACTGCGTACTCCGCGAGCAAGTTTGCGCTAACTGGACTCGGGGAGTCGCTGCAGCACGAGGTCATTTCGGACAATATTCACGTCTCCTTGATTTTCCCTCCTGACACGGATACACCGGGTCTCGTTGAGGGTATGTGTGAACCGTAAATGTTCTTAGTGATTGCTAATTTGCTATGCTAGCTAACTAAATGCTTACTTACTTATTTTATTTCCTGCTTGATATTTGTATGCTATACTAGCTAACTAAATGCTTACTTATTGATTTTCTTTCCTGTTTGATATTCGTATGCTATACTAGCCAACCAAATGATTAATAGATGCTCAAAATAATTAAATGACTTCACATATCTGAAGATTGGTAACTTTGAGATactattactccctccgattccttttaattgactcagatttagtgcAAGTCAATTAAAaggaatcggagggagtagcttATTGAGATGCTCTCTTCAATCCTCCAACTTTAAAGCTTATGGAGTGATGAAAATTGATGCTATACACAGTTTTACTTCAAGGATCAAGTGCTCTATAAAACTGAAACCACTTGATTAGTCACACTTACCGGTATATTAATTTTGTCCAATGAATGAACTTCTGCATTATACTCCctgtgtcccaccgaaagtgtctgagatttgtccaaattcagatgtatttaGACAGTAAAAGCATATagctacattcaaattttgacaaatctcagacacttttggtgggacggagggagtacttaagTTCACTGCTATGTACCTTACCTTATTTGGTTCATGGGTTATGTGTTTCTAAGTATGATTCTTGCAAGCTGCAATGGTACGGATGCAAAAATATACTCCATTTTATCTTCATTACCACTTGCAACAGAATGTACATTTGCCATTCTGTTCTGAAGAGGCTCTTATTTTTCCATCAACAACACTACCAAATATGGTTGTGGTATTCCATTGTGGAATATTTGAGCGGTTATGAACATAAATATTGTAAAACAATCATTTCCTCTGAAAACGGAAAAAAAGGGAACTATCAGTACCAATTCCTATAGTGAAACTGAAGACAAATAATTTCTCACTGAATTGCTTACATTAGTATTGTTCTCTTACTGTTTGCAGAGCAAAAAAGCAGGCCAGAGGTTACCAACATCATAGCAGGATCATCTGCTGGAATGAAGGCTGATGATGTCGCTAAGAAGGCTTTGAACGGCATCAAATCTGGAAGGTTTATCGTGCCCTGCAATTTTGAGGGAGCAATGTTGGCTATAGCCACTTCTGGTCTGACCCCCCAGAGTTCACCGTTAATTGCATTCCTGGAGGTGATCGGTGCTGGACCTATGCGGTTTCTAGGGCTGTGTTTCCAGTTCAATTGGTTCTCTATTATTGAGAACTGGTACGCCAAGAACAAGAAGCATGCATGAAAGCCAGACCAATTCTAGGATTCGTAGGTTTTCGTAGGTACCTGAACTGGACTTTACAGTGTAGCAAAATTGAGTTTTTTAGATAAAAGACGAGTGATATGTAGCTCAAATGAGTTACCTTTTTACTAGTCCCTGAAATGAATGTACCATGGGGATAAACTGGAGATTTCTCCCTTCGTTTCAGCAATAAATCCCAGCACGGCACTAATATTTTTTTGTGATGATTTGATGCATCAGAAATGAGTTCtgctaactttattgtacatacaaCAAGTTAAAATTTTATATTGTAGCTGTCTTATATTTTTTTGTAAGATTCTTGTTTCATACTGTATATCAGCAGGCTACGATATGTTACTCTCCCTCTGTCCCGGTTCATGGTGCTTGCATGTATTTCTAGATTGTAAATTTGAACATTGTAATACGAGATATATATTACAAGATTTAGTGCTGATTTTTCTTGGAACAGCTTATCTATCAGTGCTGATTTATTCAGTGCCATTTCTGTGTATCAACATTTGCACACTTCGGCCTGCTTGGGGGGGTCCCAATCCAGCCTTCACGAGCCACCCTGCAGAGACGATTAGGTAGCCCGTGCTCGAGTAAGATAGAAGCAGCGCAGCTCTTCCGGTGCTCGCCATCGATTCACCCATGGCGTCCACCTCTTACTGCGCCACTCCATCTCCATCACTGCGATGCTCTGCCGCCCTCTTCCCCACCTTGGCTTCTCCACCTCCCTTCCCCCGTTTCGCCGTCCATCCGCTCCTCCCCCGCCGCCTCGCCATATCCACGCCACGAATTCGAATTCCCCAGGTAGCGTCGGCGCTGGAGTCCCTAGTGCAGGAGTctgacgacgaggacgaggaggatgaggaggacggGGCTGGTATGTTCAAGGAGGAGGCCTGGGCGGCGTCCGACGAGAGGGACGCGGTGAGGTCGCCGGACCTGGACGTGCCCGAGCTGGAGGAGCTGCCCGAGCAGTGGCGCCGCTCCAGGATTGCCTGGCTCTGCAAGGAGCTCCCGGCCTACAAGCACTCCACCTTCACCCGCATCCTCAACGCCCAGCGCAAGTGGATCACCCAGGAGGACGCCACCTACATCGCCGTCCATTGCCTCCGCATCCGCAACAACGATGCCGCATACCGGGTCAGTTCCCTCGCAGCATTTCCTCACCTGCCTCCCACTGTTTCCTGCTCATCAAGTGTTCGACGGATTGCCGATAGTTGTAAATACCCGACATGTCGATGGATAACTGATGGATACTCGTTGGTTGTTCTCAGGTGTTCAGCTGGATGGAGCGGCAGCACTGGTACCGCTTCAACTTCGCGCTTGTCACAAGGGTGGCAGATTTTCTCGGCAGGGAAGGCAAGGTCGAGAAATGCCGGGAGATGCTCGAGGCGATGGTCAAGCAGGGCCGCGTGCCTGCCGAGTCCACCTTCCACATATTGACCATCGCGTACCTCAGCACGCCTCAGGGTCGCTGCCTTGAACACGCTTGCACTATCTACAACCAGATGATACAGATGGGCGGCTACAAGCCCCGCCTCAGCCTTCACAACTCCCTGTTCCGTGCGCTTGTGAGCAAGACGGGAGGGGCTGCGAAGCACAACCTCAGGCAGGCTGAGTTTGTGTACCACAATATCGTCACCACAAATCTTGAGGTGCACAAGGAGGTCTATGCTGGCCTCATCTGGCTTCACAGCTACCAAGATGTCATTGATAGAGAGAGGATCGCGGCTCTTAGGAAGGAAATGAAGCGAGCTGGATTTGATGAGAGTGTTGATGTGCTGGTGTCAGTGATGAGGGCCTTTTCCAAAGAAGGGAGGGTTCAAGAAACAGAGGCAACTTGGCGTGAAATTCTTCAGAGGGGTTCGGAGATTCCTGCTCAGGCCTATGTCTGCCGAATGGAGGCTTATGCACGGAGTGGTGAGCGTATGAAGTCGCTGGATATATTCAGGGAAATGAAGAGGCAAAGCATACCCCCAAATGTTGCCACGTATCATAAGATAATTGAGATAATGGCGAACGCCAAGGAGGTTGATGTCGCGGAACAACTTATGGACGAATTTGCTGGGAGCAACATGAAGCATCTGATGCCAGCATTTCTCAGCCTGATGTACATGTACTTGGATCTTGATATGCATGAGAAACTAGAACTAGCTTTCTCAAAATGCATTGCTAGGTGCCGGCCAAATCGAATCTTGTACACCATCTATCTGGAATCATTGGTGAGGGTTGGAAACGTCGAGAAGGCTGAGGAGGTCTTTGATGAAATGCACAAAAAAGGGACGATAGGTACCAATACGAAGTCTTGCAACATCATGCTCAGAGGTTATATTTTCGCAGAAGATTATAAGAAAGCTGAAAAGGTTTATGATATGATGTGTAAAAAGAAGTACGATGTAAATGAAGAGTCATTGGAGAAACTTGAAAATGGTCTCCGTCTTGGCAAGAAACTCGCTGTGAAGCCAATACCCGTGAGCATGAAGTTGGATCAAGAGCAGCGTGAGATTTTGATTGGTTTGCTTCTGGGAGGTACACAGATTGAATCTCATGCACAAAGAGGGCCCCatattgtcaattttaagttccagGAAGATTCTGATGCCCATTCGGTTTTAAGGGTGCACATTCACGAACGTTTCTTTGAATGGCTAACTCCAGCAAGCAGATCATTCGATGATGAGAGCAAGATACCTTATGAGTTCTCAACCATACCTCATCTCCATTTCGGTTTCTTTGCGGATCAGTTCTTTCTGAAAGGCCAGCCTGTTCTCCCAAAGCTTGTCCATAGGTGGTTATCTCCACGTGTTCTAGCGTATTGGTTCATGTTTGGAGGCTTCAAACTCAAATCAGGTGATATTGTTCTCAAGGTTAGCGGTGGGAATAGTGAGGGTGTTGAGAGAATTGTGAACTCCTTGTATGCACAGTCCTTACCAAGTAAAGTGAAGAGGAAAGGGCAATTCTTCTGGATAGGTTTTCAAGGGAGCAATGCAGATTCTTTCTGGAAAACAATAGAACCTTATGTATTGGATGGTTTCCTGAGTTTGAAAACACAGGAAAGCAGCAACACCGGTTCTGGTGAGGATCAGGACACTGATTCTGATGATGATATTCATAGGAGTGGAAGTGAAGAGTAAATACTGCAGAGTAGGAGACGTTCATTGAATGGGGTTACTTGCCGTTCTGCACCAACGTCAAGTTCTTGCTGAGTTGCTGTGAGCAGATGTACTATATATGTTGATGGCTTGGTGGTGGTAGAACTTGAAAAATCTCCATTTGGCGATTTTTGCTGATAAGGTTATTATCTGCAAACTTATAAACCCCCCTTTTTTTGGCAATGGCCTGTGACTGCTGTGAACTGACAGAACTTGTTTTGTCATTTGTGTTCCATTTTCAGGCTTCTAAAATGGAAGACTGAAGGCAATGTTCAGGAAGTAGGTTATTACAATCTGAAAGTACATCAAAAGGAAAACAGCTTCACAAGCCACAGATCTGATCAGAGTTTTGTAACTTATACTTTTGCTTTGAGGCACACTTTCGTACTACTAGTAAGTAGTAACAACACAATGCCCATATTTATCTACCTATCTCGATCTGGACACCTGCATGATACTAGAGACTAGGCAGCACTAGGCAGATAAGTTGATAAAGACCTATAGTTTCGCAGATTATTCATCTTTATGTCACATGTTTTGTTGTACCAGGAGTATATACAGTTAGCTATTTCGTTTTCCACTTATGTTATCATTTGCGAAATGCTCATGGATGTTTGGTAATGGCACGACTCAACAGTCCGTAGAGCATATATTTGTTCCATGATTTCTAGGAGACAAAACGTTTACAATTTTATGAAGACATGGCATAGCACATAGCAGCATCTTATGTATCGAGTACAAAAGGAGTTCAACATTTCTAAAGATTAACCTATGCTCAGGTAAAAGACAAGTAATTAAGTAAACAAAGAATTTCTACCGATCACCTAACACTGCCATAAACTGGGCGCTGCCCTTGCTTCTGAAATCGAAGACTGAAGGCAATGTTCAGGAAGTAGGTTATTGCAATctgaaagtactccctccgttcggaTAAAATTTGACGTGAGCTAGGCAAACTCTGCGTCAATTAAacaggaccagagggagtacatgAAAAGGAAACCAGCTGCACGAGCCTACAGATTTGATCGGAGTTTTGTAACCTATATACATTTGCTTTGATGCATTGTCTATATTTATCTACCTATCTCTATCTGGACACCTGGAAAATCCTGGATGATGCTAGAGACTAGACGGTACTAGGGCAGATAAGTGGATAATGACCCATGGTTTCGCAGATTACTTGTATCTGACATGTTTTGTTGTATACTTATAATTCACTATTTTCGTTTTCCACTTGCTTTATCCGTGGCGACATGCTGATGGTTGTTAACGAGGCAAAATGCTCATGGATATATTTGGCAATGACACGACTCAACAGTCCGCAGAGCATGTGTTCGTTCCATGATGATTTCTATGAGACAAAACGTTTACAACTGTATGAAGACATGGCATGTGGCAGACTCTTATGCAGCGAGTATACAAAAGGAGTTCAACATTCCTAAAGATTAACCAATGCTCCGGTAAAAGACAAGTAATTAAGTAAACAAAGAATTCCTACCAATCACCTAACACTGCCATGAACTACGCTACCAGTAACAATTTTTTGCTGATCATCTCGCCCTAGAGGTTTTCGTGCAGGAGCCTGTTCAGCAGGTTGTTCAGCAGCGCGTCCCTCCTGTCGGCCCTGGCCTCCTCCCTGGCCCTCCTCTGCTCCTCGCGCTCccgccacgcctgctccagcatCAGCCGCTCCCGCTCCAGCCGCTGCATCTCCTGCCGCCACTGCCGCTCCAAGGCCAGCCGCTCCTGCGcgtgccgcgccgccgcctcctgccgctGCGCGTCCAGGCGCTGCTGCTGCTCCAGGAAGTCCTGCAGCACGGCGCGGACGGAGGAGGCCGCGCCGGCGGCCTGGGCGCTCGGCTTCTGCTGCGTGTCCTTCATCCTCCGCTTCGTTCTTGGGGGCAGCTCGTCCTCGTCGCCGGCGGAGGACTCGGTCGCGGGTCTCTTGAGCTTCTTCTCGTCGGCGGGCGGTCCTCCTCCTGGCTCTTCTCCTCCGGGCACGAAGTGCTGCCGTTGCATGCTCCTACCAAGACGGCGTGGTCGTCCCTTGTTCGTATcgttcgctcgctcgctcgccggCCTCTCTGTCTCTCTCACACACGCGGCGGTCGCTCACCGATTCACCATCAGCCGTTGCCGAGGTCGCGGGTTGATAAAGGGAGCGCGCACGCGGCTACGCGTGTTGGCGTTGGTGAGTGTGGAAGGAGTCGTCGTCAGGGGGGCGGCCAGCCTGCATGCAGCGCGCGGCAGCCATTGGTCGTTCGTGTTCTTGCGACGCTTCGCAATATCCTCGCCGGTTCACACCGCCGGCTGGTGAGAACGGCTTTGTCCCTGTCCACACCGGCGACGCCACGTCATGCATCGCCAACGGATGAATGCCAGGTTGGACCCACGCGCCGCCTCGTGGCGTAGCTTCTCTCAGGTGCTGCTCGCATCGTTGTCCGTTGACCGGAATCTCTCCGACAGCGATGACGTGCACGCACGCGCGACCTCTATGTACCCGAGACTTCTGGCATCGCCGCCGGCCATCACCTAGACGTCAGACGTGCCGTGTCGGAAAAAAGGAAAAAGACTCTCGCGCCGGATAATGTTGTGATACATGGACCCCAGTCACGACTACGTGTCCATAGTTTTTTCTTTGAAGGGAAACGTGAGCGCCCCCTTCCTCACACGTGTTACATGCGAAAGCGAGCATAACTTCGTGCCTGGGCATAATTTCGCGCACGGGGTATAAGGTGTGATCGGTTGCCTGCAAGAACATTTCATGTTTTCCTATTTGATGTTGGAGCCGTATGAGGAGAAACAGGGGTTGGGCTATATTGTGCTAACGTTTGGTTGCAAACAATGTTACTAACGGTACTCTCAAACCTGTACGAGGGGAGAAGTAAAAACCAAAATGTAGGCCACAAAACGGGTTTCTTGGTTTCATTGATGCAACACGTAATGTTTGGCAGCTCGCATAAGTTTCGATACGGTCACCTTGCACACACAGTTAGTGAGGTTACCATCCTCGAGTCCAGAGTTTAGGGTATTACAGGCGATCACACAATCTTATGACCACATCAAATAAATAATCCAGATTACCAGAACGACGATGATCAAGTTCTTCAAGCTGATGCCTTCACCATCACCTACGATCTTTGATGAAGCTTCATTCACCTCGACATGTGGAGGCACATAGTAGCCTGACTGCTGCGATAAGAACTAGGAGTAAGCTTCTTCTGCCTCTTCCCTAGTCTTCTACCCTCCGTGGAGGTTGTTCTCGCATCCCATCACAAGAGACCCAACCTCCTTCTACGAACTGTACACTTCTCATTCTCTCCCATAGTAGATCACATACCAGTTGTACTTCTACtaagtgatgaggacatccctactacaccactacctccgtcattgatgaatgaagatgaacctgctgtgaagctcaagtccaatgaagttcggattggaccaattacaagggctcgtgcgaagctacttaagcaacaggtgaacttgtttctaaacgatactttgattgatgagaactttatactgcataagtcctattacttatgtatcatcaggtagcaagaggagacgagcatcgcacgaggagtagaggagcagctggacataaaGACGAacgtcaagatggacttgaagctggacatggagctggacatgaagatatctcatggacgcgcgagggaggagcgggaggaatgcgcgagaggaggagtcgACGTCCAAGCCAGTCCagcgcccggttagaccggcctccagaccggtgaTACctaatcatcaccaccgttgcttactgagaagatcgggccaccccatatcatcttggaaaAAAAtagcccacatatgaccattacataaTCTAGGATAAATaaactggtggagtcctgaatctgggctccacataggcctccatgcccgtatcatcctcccccccttcaagaagcgttgtccccaacgcgtgagggtcttctggaaaaggtgacgcgatatgaacatgacacgtcctcgccgtcctcaagtcttgcttgccttccacaccacatcaggtctggaggccggtctaaccgggcgctggaccggcctggacgtcgactcctcctctcgcgcattcctcccgctcctccctcgcgcgtccatgagatatcttcatgtccagctccatgtccagcttcacgtccatcttgacgttcgtcttcatgtccagctgctcctctactcctcgtgcgatgctcgtctcctcttgatacctgatgatacataagtaataggacttaggcagtataaagttctcatcaatcaaagtatcgtttagaaacaagttcacctgttgcttaagtagcttcgcacgagcccttgtaattggtccaatccgaacttcattggacttgagcttcacagtaggttcatcttcattcatcaatgacggaggtagtggtgtagtagggatgtcctcatcatcaccCCCCcctttcaaaaggcgtcgacctcgacgctccaaggtcttctccgtcatatggtgtcaaatcagcaacattgaaagaattactgacaccaagctcatcaactggaagatctatcgagtatgcattatcattgatcttggcaagcactttgtaaggtccagcaccacgaggcttcaacttagacttccgcagcttcgggaacctatccttgcgaaaatgtacccagaccatatcaccaggcttgaacaacatctctttgcgcttcttgttcatccttgcagcattgcccttgcctttcttctctatcaactctttagtcttcacatggatctttcgcacaaaatctgccctcttggatgcctccatattaactctctcatgtatgggcaaaggcaacaagtcaagtggagtaatgggtttgaaaccatacaccacctcaaaaggacacagctccgtggtagagtgtaccgccctgttgtaagcaaactccacatgcggcaaacactcttcccactccttcaggttcttcttgatcatggatctcaacagttgtgacaaggttcgattcaccacctcagtttgaccatcagtttggggatgacaagtagtactgaacagtagctttgtccccagctttccccaaagtgtcttccagaagtagctcatgaacttcacatcacgatcagaaacaatagtcttcgggactccatgtagtcgaa includes the following:
- the LOC127306534 gene encoding 3-dehydrosphinganine reductase TSC10A, giving the protein MAAELLLLLLLVLVTPIGLLAALAFLARPRAARVPLRGRHVFITGGSSGIGLALATAAAREGARVSILARDAARLEAARAAIRAATGQDVAVHAADVRDAAAVARALGEAGAVDVLVCNHGVFVAKELEEQDMEEVRWMVDINLIGTFHLVKAALPAMKARTRETGLPASIAIMSSQAGQVGVYGYTAYSASKFALTGLGESLQHEVISDNIHVSLIFPPDTDTPGLVEEQKSRPEVTNIIAGSSAGMKADDVAKKALNGIKSGRFIVPCNFEGAMLAIATSGLTPQSSPLIAFLEVIGAGPMRFLGLCFQFNWFSIIENWYAKNKKHA
- the LOC127306533 gene encoding pentatricopeptide repeat-containing protein OTP51, chloroplastic, giving the protein MASTSYCATPSPSLRCSAALFPTLASPPPFPRFAVHPLLPRRLAISTPRIRIPQVASALESLVQESDDEDEEDEEDGAGMFKEEAWAASDERDAVRSPDLDVPELEELPEQWRRSRIAWLCKELPAYKHSTFTRILNAQRKWITQEDATYIAVHCLRIRNNDAAYRVFSWMERQHWYRFNFALVTRVADFLGREGKVEKCREMLEAMVKQGRVPAESTFHILTIAYLSTPQGRCLEHACTIYNQMIQMGGYKPRLSLHNSLFRALVSKTGGAAKHNLRQAEFVYHNIVTTNLEVHKEVYAGLIWLHSYQDVIDRERIAALRKEMKRAGFDESVDVLVSVMRAFSKEGRVQETEATWREILQRGSEIPAQAYVCRMEAYARSGERMKSLDIFREMKRQSIPPNVATYHKIIEIMANAKEVDVAEQLMDEFAGSNMKHLMPAFLSLMYMYLDLDMHEKLELAFSKCIARCRPNRILYTIYLESLVRVGNVEKAEEVFDEMHKKGTIGTNTKSCNIMLRGYIFAEDYKKAEKVYDMMCKKKYDVNEESLEKLENGLRLGKKLAVKPIPVSMKLDQEQREILIGLLLGGTQIESHAQRGPHIVNFKFQEDSDAHSVLRVHIHERFFEWLTPASRSFDDESKIPYEFSTIPHLHFGFFADQFFLKGQPVLPKLVHRWLSPRVLAYWFMFGGFKLKSGDIVLKVSGGNSEGVERIVNSLYAQSLPSKVKRKGQFFWIGFQGSNADSFWKTIEPYVLDGFLSLKTQESSNTGSGEDQDTDSDDDIHRSGSEE
- the LOC127306531 gene encoding uncharacterized protein, with product MQRQHFVPGGEEPGGGPPADEKKLKRPATESSAGDEDELPPRTKRRMKDTQQKPSAQAAGAASSVRAVLQDFLEQQQRLDAQRQEAAARHAQERLALERQWRQEMQRLERERLMLEQAWREREEQRRAREEARADRRDALLNNLLNRLLHENL